In one window of Henckelia pumila isolate YLH828 chromosome 1, ASM3356847v2, whole genome shotgun sequence DNA:
- the LOC140867072 gene encoding probable aldo-keto reductase 2 has translation MAVRVERIKLGSQGLEVSKLGLGCMGMSGNYGSPKPEPEMISLIHHAIDSGVTFLDTSDVYGPHINEILLGKALKGGMREKVQIATKFGIMHKDGKMEVRGDPEYVRASCDASLRRLEIDCIDLYYVHRIDIRVPIEVTVGELKKLVEEGKIKYIGLSEACASTIRRAHAVHPITAVQNEWSLWSRDLEEEIVPTCRELGIGIVPYSPLARGFFSSGPKLMEGLSENDMRKKFPRLQAENLENNKLVYEQVSEMASRKGCTPSQLALAWVLHQGDDVTPIPGTTKIENFDQNIKAHSVKLTPEEMRELESYASANVVKGERHAFMANTWINSETPPLSSWKAE, from the exons ATGGCAGTGAGAGTAGAGAGAATCAAGCTGGGTTCACAGGGTTTGGAGGTGTCGAAGCTCGGATTGGGATGCATGGGCATGTCGGGCAATTACGGGTCACCCAAGCCCGAGCCCGAAATGATCTCTCTGATTCATCATGCTATCGATTCCGGTGTCACGTTTCTTGACACTTCAGACGTCTATGGCCCCCACATCAACGAGATTTTACTCGGAAAG GCTTTGAAAGGTGGAATGAGAGAAAAAGTTCAAATTGCCACAAAATTTGGTATAATGCACAAAGATGGGAAGATGGAAGTACGTGGTGATCCTGAATATGTAAGGGCCTCGTGTGACGCAAGCTTGAGACGTCTTGAAATTGATTGCATTGATCTCTACTACGTTCATAGGATTGATATTCGTGTTCCTATCGAAGTCACG GTGGGAGAACTAAAGAAATTGGTTGAAGAAgggaaaataaaatatattggtCTCTCAGAGGCATGTGCTTCGACAATTAGAAGGGCTCATGCTGTTCATCCAATTACCGCTGTTCAGAATGAGTGGTCATTGTGGTCAAGGGACTTAGAAGAAGAAATTGTTCCTACTTGCAG AGAGCTAGGGATTGGAATTGTCCCATATAGTCCTCTTGCACGTGGTTTCTTTTCATCTGGTCCAAAGTTGATGGAAGGCCTGTCGGAGAATGACATGCGAAAG AAATTTCCCAGGCTGCAGGCAGAAAATCTTGAAAACAACAAGCTGGTATATGAGCAAGTTAGTGAAATGGCCTCAAGAAAAGGTTGCACCCCGTCTCAACTAGCACTCGCCTGGGTTCTACATCAAGGAGATGACGTTACCCCCATACCGGGCACCACCAAGATTGAAAACTTCGATCAAAATATCAAAGCACACTCCGTGAAATTAACTCCAGAAGAGATGCGTGAACTTGAATCCTATGCTTCAGCTAATGTGGTGAAGGGAGAAAGGCATGCTTTCATGGCTAACACGTGGATCAATTCGGAGACCCCTCCACTTTCCTCTTGGAAAGCTGAGTAG